In the genome of Raphanus sativus cultivar WK10039 chromosome 9, ASM80110v3, whole genome shotgun sequence, the window CTTTGTCTTAACCGGACAAGCTTACCACTGGAACCTCAACTTACGGCGATTGGTAACACATAAGCTTGGATGGGAAGAGTTTAAAAGGGTTTGTAAAAGTCGATTTGGAAAAGCAGATGCAGTAAACCCAGTGGGAGAGTTGTCGAATCTTAGGCACACGGGAACAGTGGACGAATACTGTAGTCAGTTTGAAGAATGCTTAAGCCGACAAACAAGACTCTCGGGTGATCAACAATTATGGCAGTTTTGTGCTGGATTAGCTGATAATTTGAGGGAAGAAGTAGAGTATTTACGTCCTGAGACAATTTTTGAAGCAATGGAGTATGCTCGAGACAATGAATACAAGATTGATGGTGATAAACGAGCTAGGACGTTTGGAGGGCATATGGCTCCACTATCTGGACATTTAGTCCAAAACACTTGGCAAAAAATGCTAGAGAAGAAAGATCATGACAAAGAAGTTCATCAGCCCCGAAAAGAGGAAGCAAAACATGCTCTGCAAAAGCAATATTGGAAGAAACTGACTGTAGCAGAAATGGCGGAGCGTCGAGCAAAAGGACTTTGTTTCAATTGCGATGAACTCTACACGCGAGATCATGTTTGTAACCCAGTCCTTTTTCATATAATGCCTGTCAGGAACGGAGATGATCAAGAGGATGAACCATTCGAAGAAGAAGAGTTCGTGGAATATgttgaaggaagaagagaagctgcTAGAGGCATGCCTAGAGTTGGAGCTTGAGGACAAGCTCCTAGTCGAGGAGGAGAGTAATGATATGAGATATGAGTTTTGGAATAAAAGTTATGATTTTGATGATTTACTATTTACGTTAGATTTAAGCTTCTCATATCATTCCAAAAAAATCATCACACTTTTGTAACCACTCCATAGCATTCTTTGTCCCATCAAACGGTGGAAACTCTATTTTGGCTGCCTTCACACATCTTCTTTCGAAGTTGTTGTTTCTGTCCTCACGAGTTTCATAATATTCTCTCTCCGGTAACCCCTCCGAGTTTCGAAAATCTCCAGGATTTGGAAGATAGTCGAGTGGTGCTGCTCCGATTGGTCTGACATTCCAGTCTCCTCCTCCATCAGCTCGACGATTTCCTCGTTCTCTGCCCACCGCTCGTGCCTGCCATGGTCCACTGAAGTTACCGGGTCGTTGGTATCCTCCAAGGGACGTGCCTGCTTCCCCTGCTTGTAGCGGCAGTGCTTTTCCTCCCTTGCTCCTACTAAAGTTCTCAACTTCGGATAGCTCTTCTGTTGAAAATTTGATAGCCGATGAACGATCTTGAAGAACCCCCTTCTTCTTAATATCTTGAGCTTTAGGAGATGAAGGCTGTGATTCCAAAGCATCCACTCTTTCTGTTAGGGATCTCAAATCACTCTTCAACTCACTCCCCATGTTTTCGATCTTTGCCATCATAATAGCAAGTTGCTCCATAACATTTGTTTCCTCTTCCATCGAATCgttcggctctgataccaaattgacACGAGCTGTTTGTGATCTCGTAACCGGTGCCGTGATTACACGTGaacaaaagaaagataaatagCTAAGCTTCCCTTAACCCTAAGCTCTCTTGGAGATTAAGGTTAATTGTTGGAAGTTGAATCtttattaatcatataaaaaCCATTATATAGGTTATGACACAAGATATCATAACCTAATTAAAAGAGGAAAATACCTATAAGCTTAACTAAAAGGAAAACATCCAAATCTTCTTTAATCTAACGTAAATAGTAAATCATCAAAATCATAACTTTTATTCCAAAACTCATATCTCATATCAGAAGCTTAAACATATCAGACGTCAGACGTGTGCTTTTAATCTGTTCCAGTGAACAGTTTTTGACTTTGGTCGAATTTCTTGGCTTTCATACCTCCTATTAAAACTTGGAGACTGAAGAAAGCACAGACCGTTTATGCTATAGTAGCTGGTGTCTGAGAACATAAAAGGAACATGACAATGAGGTAAAAAAGGTTATGAAAAGAGAGTACGTTGCGACATTGACTTAACTTCTTGCGGAAACAGCCTCCTGACTCAGGAGAAAGATTGGATTAACGTGTTTGTGATGTAAAAGACGTGGAAGATTGGCTACACTTTGAAATGCGCCAGTTTCCAGTGCTCGGACTTTGACTTTTCCGAGTGAGCTAAGCCTCAAGgaatttttaatttggttttatcAAAGTAAATAACAATAACCAGACTAATACCTAGACCACGTTTCAAAGTAGAAGACAGTTtacagtttttcttttctttcagcTGGGATGAGActtggttttagtttttaagatttaatagtATATTTAGATTTGAATAATCATATTCGCATTTCAACCATTTTACATTCGTTCCACTTTAGAATCAGTTACTCGAGTTTGGTTCAAACATGGCTGAGTAGATATTAGATACAAAAACTGGGACTAATAGCTTGAATGGTTTCATGGCTTTCAGGCAACCAGTTCCGTGTTCATATCTTGcatatatttataatgaattCAATATTAAAACTCAATCAAACTCTAATCAGACACAACAACATGTATCTGTTTGTTTTGATTCATTTCTCAATCTGATGCTAAATAGTCATCATCGCTTTAAATCATAACGTCAAGTTCCTAAACAGTACGATAGACTAAAATTTAACTTCATAGTAATGCAATCAGAGTAACTTA includes:
- the LOC108830958 gene encoding uncharacterized protein LOC108830958, with the translated sequence MEEGTNVMEQLAIMMAKIENMGSELKSDLRSLTERVNALESQPSSPKAQDIKKKGVLQDRSSAIKFSTEELSEVENFSRSKGGKALPLQAGEAGTSLGGYQRPGNFSGPWQARAVGRERGNRRADGGGDWNVRPIGAAPLDYLPNPGDFRNSEGLPEREYYEAREDRNNNFERRCVKAAKIEFPPFDGTTNAMEWLQKCDDFFSDQRIFSDDAKVRQASFVLTGQAYHWNLNLRRLVTHKLGWEEFKRVCKSRFGKADAVNPVGELSNLRHTGTVDEYCSQFEECLSRQTRLSGDQQLWQFCAGLADNLREEVEYLRPETIFEAMEYARDNEYKIDGDKRARTFGGHMAPLSGHLVQNTWQKMLEKKDHDKEVHQPRKEEAKHALQKQYWKKLTVAEMAERRAKGLCFNCDELYTRDHVCNPVLFHIMPVRNGDDQEDEPFEEEEFVEYVEGRREAARGMPRVGA